CCGACGGTTCGATGGCCGCCTATATGGCCTCGATCGAGAAACTGCGCGGTCTCGAGCATGCCCGCTATTGGCCGGGCCATGGCGGCACTGTCACCGAACCGCAGCGTTTCCTGCGTGGCCTCGTCCAGCATCGCCGCCAGCGCGAGGCCGCGATTCTCAGCCGCCTGGGGCAAGGCGACGAGACGATCGCGGCCATGGTGACCGCGATCTATCAGGGCTTGGCGCCGGCGCTGCACGGAGCGGCGGCGCTCTCGGTACTGGCGCAGCTCGAGGATCTGGTGCTACGAGGCGCCGTCCAGGCCAGCGATGCCGTGCCTGCCCTGACGAGCCGCTACCGTCTCACCTGAACCGCCTGTTCAGCGATTCTCCATCAGCAGCTCGATCTCGTCGGAGAATGCGGCGATGCGCGTCGCGTTGACTCCGAGATCGTGGCTGCCCAGCCGTGAAGCCGAGCGAATGTCGATCCGGCTGCCGTCGACGCGCGGCCTGACCCGGATCGTGATGTCCTCCGAGAAATGCAGCATGCGGCCGCGCGCGACCGCCTCGATCCGCCCGGCCCCGCTGCGCCCGCCCGGCCGGGTCGTTTCCAGCACCTGCCAGCCGAGCCCGGTCGCGGCGCGGCGCGCGACGTCGAAGGCGATCTCGGCCGGAACCTCCAGGAGAATGGGCACCGCCTTGGGATAGGCTTGGCGCTGCAGGCGCCTGCGCTCGGCCGGCACATCCGGTGGCACGCGCCCGGCCCTTGCCGTCTGCGCTATCTGCGACCGACTGAAGGCAGGCGGGTCGTCGATATCGGTCGAGATATCAGCCAGGGCGGGCCTGGTCACGAGCTTCACCGCGACATAGCCCAACGGCACCAGCAGGACCAGCGACAGCAGCATCGCCCAGGCCGCCTTGCCGACGCCGCGATGGCCGGACTGCCAGATGCGGATGAAGGCGAGGATCGCCAGCCCGAGCGCCGCAAAGACGAAGACATAGGCACCGGCGACCGGCGCGAGCCCTTCGATGCTCGGCTCCCGCAGCCGGACGAGCAGCAGCGACAGCAGCAGCACCGCGAGCGAGAACCAGGCCAGCCGCCGGCTCCAGATGGCCGCGCGTGAAACCGGTTCCTCGAAGACGA
Above is a genomic segment from Bosea sp. NBC_00550 containing:
- a CDS encoding DUF1499 domain-containing protein, which codes for MHRRLVFEEPVSRAAIWSRRLAWFSLAVLLLSLLLVRLREPSIEGLAPVAGAYVFVFAALGLAILAFIRIWQSGHRGVGKAAWAMLLSLVLLVPLGYVAVKLVTRPALADISTDIDDPPAFSRSQIAQTARAGRVPPDVPAERRRLQRQAYPKAVPILLEVPAEIAFDVARRAATGLGWQVLETTRPGGRSGAGRIEAVARGRMLHFSEDITIRVRPRVDGSRIDIRSASRLGSHDLGVNATRIAAFSDEIELLMENR